Proteins encoded in a region of the Armatimonadota bacterium genome:
- the fliC gene encoding B-type flagellin, whose product MSLRINTNTAAMNALRNLTNTSDMFARSIERLSSGLRINRGADDPAGLIISENLRAQMVGLAQATSNAQDAANLVKTAEGALDEIHNLLRTMRQLAVHAANTGVNDLTAVQADQTQIRSALESLNRIAEQTQFGTKKLLDGTAGISAQVTDTARLAGIFMGSTFNGVIVQSGDVTITVNNAATRAQVLGTATYASVNASISTVGGGTSGAGGTVVINGQSITVSGNDTVQTLIDRINALTSVTGVSAMFSSGNGSGVVVLTQVNYGANFSVQANQSATLLFASGTSSSSTGVDAVVTVSVTTSAGVTSATFTGGRASGDSGLKVKDAYGNTLLLTEAGNSTAISNARVAVVSAQSLVFQIGANAGQTARISLRDTRASQLGTTVIANKSLQDIDVTTQQGAQDAIRIIDEAISQISQVRGNIGAFQKQVLESTMRSLNVARENLAASESAIRDTNVAEEVMNYTKLQILQQAGMAVLAQANAAPQAVLSLLR is encoded by the coding sequence ATGAGTTTACGCATTAACACCAACACCGCCGCAATGAACGCGCTGCGGAACCTGACCAACACCTCTGACATGTTTGCGCGTTCTATCGAGCGGTTATCTTCGGGACTGCGCATCAATCGTGGCGCAGATGACCCCGCAGGGCTGATTATCTCCGAAAACCTGCGCGCCCAGATGGTGGGATTGGCACAGGCAACTTCCAATGCACAGGATGCAGCAAACCTGGTGAAGACTGCCGAAGGAGCACTGGACGAAATCCATAACCTGCTGCGCACCATGCGACAACTCGCGGTGCACGCGGCGAACACGGGCGTGAACGACCTCACCGCCGTTCAGGCAGACCAGACCCAAATCCGCTCCGCTCTGGAAAGCCTCAACCGCATCGCCGAACAGACCCAGTTCGGTACCAAAAAGCTGCTGGACGGAACCGCAGGCATCTCCGCCCAGGTCACCGATACCGCACGACTGGCGGGCATCTTCATGGGGAGCACCTTCAACGGCGTCATCGTGCAAAGCGGCGATGTCACCATCACCGTCAACAACGCTGCCACCCGCGCTCAGGTGCTGGGCACTGCTACCTATGCCAGCGTCAACGCCTCCATCTCCACCGTCGGCGGCGGAACCAGCGGCGCAGGAGGCACGGTGGTCATCAACGGACAGTCCATCACCGTCTCGGGCAATGACACCGTGCAGACCCTCATTGACCGCATCAACGCGCTGACCAGTGTGACCGGTGTGAGCGCGATGTTCAGTTCCGGCAACGGCAGTGGCGTGGTGGTGCTGACGCAGGTGAACTACGGAGCGAACTTCAGCGTGCAGGCGAACCAGAGCGCGACGTTGCTGTTTGCGTCGGGCACGTCCAGTTCCAGCACGGGTGTCGATGCGGTGGTGACGGTTTCGGTGACCACATCGGCTGGAGTGACCTCTGCGACGTTCACGGGAGGTCGTGCTTCTGGCGACAGTGGTTTGAAGGTGAAGGACGCCTACGGCAACACGTTGTTGTTGACGGAGGCAGGCAACAGCACGGCGATTAGCAACGCGCGGGTAGCGGTGGTCTCGGCGCAGAGCTTGGTGTTCCAGATAGGCGCGAACGCAGGGCAGACAGCACGCATTTCGCTGCGCGACACACGCGCCAGCCAGCTGGGTACCACGGTCATAGCCAACAAGTCGTTACAGGACATCGATGTGACCACCCAGCAGGGTGCGCAAGATGCCATCCGCATCATCGACGAGGCGATTTCGCAGATTAGCCAGGTGCGTGGCAATATTGGTGCTTTCCAGAAACAGGTACTGGAGAGCACGATGCGTTCATTGAACGTTGCCCGCGAGAATCTGGCAGCCTCGGAGAGCGCGATTCGCGACACCAACGTTGCCGAGGAAGTGATGAACTACACGAAGTTGCAGATTCTGCAGCAGGCGGGCATGGCGGTGCTGGCACAGGCGAACGCCGCGCCGCAAGCGGTACTGTCCCTCCTGAGGTAA